The following proteins come from a genomic window of Coffea arabica cultivar ET-39 chromosome 11c, Coffea Arabica ET-39 HiFi, whole genome shotgun sequence:
- the LOC140016510 gene encoding uncharacterized protein, whose amino-acid sequence MVSDFVEQGCWNVQRLGMVAPSGWVGRILGVVPPSLDQADTMVWAPSISGVFSLASAYRVAHEGGNSSWLYSQLWLQELPIKISFFMLRLIGSRLLVMDRLHKLGIVGPSRCGCCLYPGQESLDHIFCTGEAAKRIWGYFEGVVGGFQESFTVRHKLVSWWLRPTRNPYLQYLFRLLPSLICWHLWKMWNSFVFDGHHTPMVHVCSAIFGISGIFSTLNLNAWLSLFMIGRVGTGWWLACRGWSGPWLCGGAAQRTISSN is encoded by the coding sequence ATGGTATCGGATTTTGTTGAACAAGGTTGTTGGAATGTACAACGGCTAGGCATGGTGGCGCCTAGCGGATGGGTGGGGAGGATTTTGGGAGTTGTGCCCCCCTCGTTGGACCAGGCGGATACCATGGTTTGGGCTCCTAGTATCTCTGGTGTCTTCTCTTTAGCATCTGCCTACCGGGTCGCTCATGAGGGTGGAAATAGCTCTTGGCTTTACTCACAGCTTTGGCTACAAGAGTTGCCGATAAAGATCTCTTTTTTCATGTTGAGATTGATAGGGTCCCGTTTGTTGGTGATGGACAGGTTGCATAAACTTGGCATAGTTGGCCCATCTCGTTGTGGTTGTTGCTTGTACCCAGGTCAAGAGTCTTTGGATCATATTTTCTGTACCGGAGAGGCGGCAAAGAGGATTTGGGGTTACTTCGAGGGGGTGGTTGGAGGGTTTCAGGAGTCCTTTACGGTACGTCACAAGTTGGTTAGCTGGTGGTTGAGGCCTACTCGGAACCCGTATCTCCAGTATCTTTTTCGTTTACTGCCGTCCTTGATCTGTTGGCATTTGTGGAAGATGTGGAATTCGTTTGTCTTTGATGGCCACCACACGCCCATGGTGCATGTGTGTTCAGCAATTTTTGGGATCTCAGGGATATTTTCCACCTTAAATTTAAACGCCTGGCTCTCTCTGTTTATGATTGGCCGGGTTGGTACGGGATGGTGGCTGGCCTGCAGAGGGTGGTCAGGACCTTGGTTGTGCGGTGGAGCTGCCCAGCGCACAATATCGTCAAACTGA
- the LOC140016511 gene encoding uncharacterized protein, with amino-acid sequence MTSLQAELKALIFGVRLAIDRGYSDLQLESDSLVLVQILQGKSWCPWRLQGDLQDLLKVKRFVRKVSHCFREANKPADRLANIGADSGTILTYDSLRELPRLVRGDFILDQMVVPSLRRVKV; translated from the coding sequence ATGACAAGTCTACAGGCTGAATTGAAGGCGTTGATTTTTGGTGTTAGGCTGGCTATTGACCGTGGGTATTCTGATTTACAGTTAGAATCTGATTCATTGGTTCTGGTTCAGATCCTCCAAGGGAAGTCTTGGTGTCCGTGGCGGTTGCAAGGGGATTTACAGGACCTGTTAAAAGTCAAAAGGTTCGTCAGAAAGGTATCACACTGCTTTCGGGAAGCGAATAAACCGGCTGACCGCCTTGCAAACATTGGAGCAGACTCAGGGACGATTCTGACGTACGATTCTTTGCGGGAGTTGCCTCGCTTGGTGAGGGGGGATTtcattcttgatcagatggtGGTCCCAAGTTTGCGTAGAGTTAAAGTGTAG